The following nucleotide sequence is from Achromobacter spanius.
ACTGGACGCGGTCAACCCCGAGAAACGCCGACGTATCGCGCGCGAAACGCTGGACATCTACGCGCCCATTGCACATCGTCTTGGCCTGAACCTGCTGTTCCGAGAACTGCAGGATCTGTGCTTCGCGGCCATGTACCCCAACCGCTACCAGGTGCTGTACAAGGCCGTGCTGGCCGCGCGCGGCAACCGCCGCGAAGTCATCACCAAGATTGCAGATTCGGTGCGGGCGTCGCTGCCCGCCGCCGGCATCGAAGCCGAAGTCACGGGCCGCGAGAAAACGCTTTATGGCATCTACCGCAAGATGGTGGACCAGAAAAAATCGTTTTCCGACGTGCTCGACATTTACGGCTTTCGCGTCATCGTGCATACCCTGCCCGAGTGCTATCTGGCGCTGGGCACGCTGCACCAGCTTTATCGGCCCGTACCCGGCAAGTTCAAGGACTACATCGCCATTCCCAAGGTGAACGGCTATCAGTCCTTGCACACCACGCTGGTCGGCCCCTACGGCACGCCGGTGGAATTCCAGTTCCGCACGCGCGACATGCATCACGTGGCCGAAGAAGGCGTGGCCTCGCACTGGCTGTACAAGGGCGCCGACCTGACGCTGAACGACCTGCAAAAGCGCACCCATCAATGGTTGCAATCGCTGCTGGACATTCAAAGCCAGACGGGCGATTCCGGCGAATTCCTTGAACACGTCAAGGTGGACCTGTTCCCGGATGCCGTGTACGTGTTCACCCCACGCGGCAAGATCATTTCGCTGCCACGCGGCGCCACGCCCGTGGACTTCGCCTACGCCATCCATACCGACATCGGCAACCAGGCCGTGGCGGCTAAGGTGAATGGCGAGTTCGTGCCGTTGCGCACCGAACTCAACAGCGGTGACACAGTGGAAATCGTGACGTCGCCCGCCTCGCGCCCCAACGCACAGTGGCTCAATTACGTACGCACCGGCCGCGCACGCTCCGAAATCCGGCATTACCTGCGCACCGTCAAGTACGAAGAATCGGTGGCGTTCGGCGAACGCTTGCTCAGCCAGGCCTTGCAGGAATTGCACATGCCGATGCCGGCCACCGATGACCCCGCCTGGCAGAAATTGGCGCGCAGCACCGGCGCCAGCTCGCGCGAGGAAATCCTTGCCGATATCGGCTTGGGCAAGCGCCTGGCGGCAGTGGTTGCACGCCGGTTTGCGCCCGAACACCAATTGGTCGCCACCACGGCAGCGGCCGTGGACGAGCTGACTTCCGCGCGCAGCGCCCCCATCCTGATCCAGGGCAACGAAGGCCAGGCCGTGCAGTTGGCGCCGTGCTGCGGCCCGCTGCCTGGCGACCCGATTGTGGCGGGCATGCGCATGGGCCATGGGCTGGTGGTGCACACCGCCGACTGCCCGGTCGCCATGCGCCAACGCCTGCGCGAACCCGAGCGCTGGATCAACGTGGCCTGGGATGCCCACACGGCCAAGCACCTGGCCACGCGTCTGGACATCATCACCCGCAACGAGCGCGGCGTGCTGGGCCGGCTCGCGGCGGAAGTTACCGCCGCTGACGCCAACATCATGCACGTGACGATGCACGACGATGCGGTGTCCACGGTGTCGTTGCACCTGACCATTCAGGTCGACAGCCGCAAGCACCTGGCCCAGGTCATCCGCGCCATTCGACACGTGCCGCAGGTGCAGAAGATCGTTCGGGTGAAAGGCTGACGCCATTTCTTCATGACCCGACGCAAGCGTAAAAAAAAAACCAGCAGCATGCTGGTTTTTTTACGCCATGAATGAATGGCGCCTCAGGTAACGTGCTGCAGGAAATCCTTCAAACGCTGGCTGGGCGGGTTGCTCAGTAATTCAGCCGGTGGCCCATCGTGCGCGATTTTTCCCGCGTCGATGAAGAGAAGCCGGCTACCCACCTTGCGCGCGAATTCCATTTCGTGGGTCACGACCACCATCGTCATGCCCTCTTCCGCCAGGTCCCGCATCACCTTCAGCACTTCGTGACGCAGTTCAGGGTCGAGCGCCGAGGTGGGCTCATCGAACAGCATCAGCTTGGGCTTGATGGCCAGGGCGCGGGCAATGGCCACGCGCTGTTGCTGGCCGCCGGACAGCTCCGCCGGATAGTGATGCATGCGCTCAGCAAGGCCCACCTTGTCCAGCAATGCCTCGGCCAGCTCGCGTGCTTCACCGCGCGGTTGGCCGCGCGTATGCACGGGGCCGAACATGACGTTTTCCAGCGCGGTCATCTGCGGGAACAGATTGAATTGCTGGAACACCATGCCGGCTTCTCGGCGGATCTCGCGCACCTGCGCCGTATCGCCCTTGACGCTTAAGCCATCCACCAGCAGATCTCCGCCGTTGATGGTTTCCAGCACATTGATGCATCGCAGGAACGTGGACTTGCCGGACCCCGACGGACCCACCACCACCACGACCTCACCCGCGTCGATGTTCAGCGAAATATCGTCCAACACCATGGATTCGCCGAAGTTCTTGGTGACGTTATGGAATTCGACCATGCTCATAATATGCGCATCCTTCTTTCCACCAGGTGCAGGCTCAGCGCCATCAAGCCGGTCAGGATCAGGTAGACGATCGCGACCGCGGACCATATTTCAACAGCACGGAAATTACTGGCCATGATCTCCTGGCCCTGACGCGTCAGTTCGGCCACGCCGATCACGATGAACAGTGATGAATCCTTCAAGCTGATGATGCACTGGTTGCCCAGCGGCGGGATCATGCGGCGAAACGCCACCGGCCCGATGATGTGGAACAAGATCTTGTGAAACGGCAAGCCCATCGCCTGCCCCGCTTCCTTCAGCCCCTTGTGCACGGACAGCAGCGCTCCCCGCACGATTTCCGAGATGTAGGCGCCCGAGTTGATGATCAGGGTGACGATGGCCGCCCATTCGGCATCCACCCGGATATTGGCCAGCAGCGGCAAGGCGAAGTAGATGAACATCACCTGCACCACGATCGGCGTGCCGCGAATCACCGCCACATAGACTTGCGCGATCGCCGACAGGACGGGGTGGCCGTAAGCCCGGGTCACGCCAGACAACGCCCCCAGCAGGAACCCGCCGACCAAGCCCCAGAACGTGATCTTGATGGTCATCAGCGTACCCTCAAGCAGATTGGGTATCGCGTCTTGAATTACAGCCCAGTCAAATTCCACGGTAGTCCCCCCAGGGCGCCGTCGGGCGCCGCATCATCGCGGCGCCGCCCCGCTGACTTCACGGCGAAGCGGCGCGGAAAGCAAGGCTATGCCCAGCGCTTACGGCTTCTTGCCGAACCACTTTTCATAGATGGCGTCGTACTGGCCGTTGGCTTTCAGCGTGGCCAAGGCCTTGTTCACCTGCGGGACCAATTCACTACCCTTGGGGAAGGCGATGCCGTAGAAGTCACCGCTCTTGACCGAACCGATCACCTTCACGCGGCCCTTGCCTGCCGTGTTGGCGTAGTACTGCACGTTGGGCGTGTCGTGCACGGCGGCGTCCACGCGGCCCGTGGCCAGTTCCAGATACGCGTTGTCGATGTTGGGAAACAGCTTGAGCTTGGCGTCCGGCACCTGGGACTTCAGGAAATCAACGGTGGCGGTGCCGGTCTTGACGGCAACGGTCTTGCCGGAGAGGGACTTGGCGTCTTTGATATCGGTGTTCTTGTCGCTGACCAGAATGGCCAGGCCGCTTTCGTAGTAGGGGTCCGAGAAGTCGATGACCTTCTTGCGGTCGTCCCGGATCGTGATGCCCGCCAGCGCGGCATCGATGTTCTTGGTTTGCAGGCCCGGGATGATGCCGTTGAAATCCATGGGCTGAAGCTTGTACTTCAAGTTCAGTTCCTTGGCGATGGCTGCCCAGAGATCCACATCAAAGCCCACATAGGTATTACCCTGCTTGAACTCGAACGGCACGAAAGCGGTGTCGGTGGCCACCACCAATTCCCTGCCCTGGGCTTGGGCGCCGGATACAGCGCCGAACATGGCCACGGACAGGCCGACCAAGGCGGCGGCAACTTTACGTTTGATCATGAAACTCTCCTCGTGGGGACCGTCGGCTCCCCGGGTTGTTGTAGGGGCATGATTCCTTGGCGGCTCCGGGGTCACCGGCGCCGCTTATCGGCGATCTTAACGCATGCGTCCCCACCCGGCAGAGCTTAGAAAAATTACAATCCACACGACACCCCGGAGAATCCCCATGCCCTACAAATATGTACGCATTGCCGGAAACCGGCGCGAAGTCGGTCAAGCGCTGGGCAAGTTGGCACGCCCGCTGATGTCGGTGTACCTGAATCAAAGCAGCACTTGGGAAGCGCTGCGCCGCTGGCGTGGCCATCCCTATGTGGACGAACTGGGGCAACAGATCCAGGCGGTGTTGCCGACGCTATGGGAAGAACTTGAAGGGCTGGCCGACGGCCTGCGCATGCCTGTGAAAGACGTGCTGCTTTGGAATTGCCGGGGTGACTTGCTGCATAGCACCACTGACGGCTGCACGTCCGTCGCACTGAAAGGCGCGGACGGCACACGC
It contains:
- the glnP gene encoding glutamine ABC transporter permease GlnP, which produces MEFDWAVIQDAIPNLLEGTLMTIKITFWGLVGGFLLGALSGVTRAYGHPVLSAIAQVYVAVIRGTPIVVQVMFIYFALPLLANIRVDAEWAAIVTLIINSGAYISEIVRGALLSVHKGLKEAGQAMGLPFHKILFHIIGPVAFRRMIPPLGNQCIISLKDSSLFIVIGVAELTRQGQEIMASNFRAVEIWSAVAIVYLILTGLMALSLHLVERRMRIL
- a CDS encoding RelA/SpoT family protein; the protein is MAFPGLKYASSGLLAALRAGSRLGRRTGKKSKNLATPPSVAAQEAADATASPVASLAPLTEIIGSYLDPKDVERVREAYRFADQAHLGQFRASGSPYISHPIAVTEICAGWKLDVNALSAALLHDVMEDQGIAKHELAERFGPEVAELVDGLSKLDRLDFATKAEQQAESFRKMLLAMARDVRVILIKLADRLHNMRTLDAVNPEKRRRIARETLDIYAPIAHRLGLNLLFRELQDLCFAAMYPNRYQVLYKAVLAARGNRREVITKIADSVRASLPAAGIEAEVTGREKTLYGIYRKMVDQKKSFSDVLDIYGFRVIVHTLPECYLALGTLHQLYRPVPGKFKDYIAIPKVNGYQSLHTTLVGPYGTPVEFQFRTRDMHHVAEEGVASHWLYKGADLTLNDLQKRTHQWLQSLLDIQSQTGDSGEFLEHVKVDLFPDAVYVFTPRGKIISLPRGATPVDFAYAIHTDIGNQAVAAKVNGEFVPLRTELNSGDTVEIVTSPASRPNAQWLNYVRTGRARSEIRHYLRTVKYEESVAFGERLLSQALQELHMPMPATDDPAWQKLARSTGASSREEILADIGLGKRLAAVVARRFAPEHQLVATTAAAVDELTSARSAPILIQGNEGQAVQLAPCCGPLPGDPIVAGMRMGHGLVVHTADCPVAMRQRLREPERWINVAWDAHTAKHLATRLDIITRNERGVLGRLAAEVTAADANIMHVTMHDDAVSTVSLHLTIQVDSRKHLAQVIRAIRHVPQVQKIVRVKG
- the glnQ gene encoding glutamine ABC transporter ATP-binding protein GlnQ is translated as MSMVEFHNVTKNFGESMVLDDISLNIDAGEVVVVVGPSGSGKSTFLRCINVLETINGGDLLVDGLSVKGDTAQVREIRREAGMVFQQFNLFPQMTALENVMFGPVHTRGQPRGEARELAEALLDKVGLAERMHHYPAELSGGQQQRVAIARALAIKPKLMLFDEPTSALDPELRHEVLKVMRDLAEEGMTMVVVTHEMEFARKVGSRLLFIDAGKIAHDGPPAELLSNPPSQRLKDFLQHVT
- the glnH gene encoding glutamine ABC transporter substrate-binding protein GlnH, translating into MIKRKVAAALVGLSVAMFGAVSGAQAQGRELVVATDTAFVPFEFKQGNTYVGFDVDLWAAIAKELNLKYKLQPMDFNGIIPGLQTKNIDAALAGITIRDDRKKVIDFSDPYYESGLAILVSDKNTDIKDAKSLSGKTVAVKTGTATVDFLKSQVPDAKLKLFPNIDNAYLELATGRVDAAVHDTPNVQYYANTAGKGRVKVIGSVKSGDFYGIAFPKGSELVPQVNKALATLKANGQYDAIYEKWFGKKP